The genomic region CCTTCCTGCGCAATCCCTGAACTTTTTTAACTACGTAATAGAAAACAGGTATAAAGAAAGTACCTACAAGCGTGAGCGCAAGCATTCCTCCTACTACAGTGAAACCTATGATGTGCCTGCTCCCAGCTGAAGGTCCAGTCGCCAAAGCTAAAGGCAAGCTACCCATTATAAAGGCAAAAGATGTCATTATTATAGGTCTG from Hydrogenobacter sp. harbors:
- a CDS encoding efflux RND transporter permease subunit; the protein is VYTQVGVITLIGLSAKNAILLVEFAEQKLKDGSDLLGAILEAARIRFRPIIMTSFAFIMGSLPLALATGPSAGSRHIIGFTVVGGMLALTLVGTFFIPVFYYVVKKVQGLRRKEVA